A single genomic interval of Acidobacteriota bacterium harbors:
- the rpsO gene encoding 30S ribosomal protein S15 produces MPVSKDRKAEIVQQHRLHEADTGSPEVQIALLTERVNHLTGHMQEHKKDFHTRHGLLKLVGQRRRMLDYLKSRDIGSYRDVVNRLGLRR; encoded by the coding sequence ATGCCAGTAAGCAAGGACCGGAAGGCGGAGATTGTACAGCAGCACCGCCTTCATGAGGCGGACACGGGTTCGCCGGAGGTACAAATCGCGCTCCTGACGGAGCGAGTCAACCATCTGACGGGGCACATGCAAGAGCACAAGAAGGATTTTCACACCCGCCACGGGCTGCTTAAGCTCGTCGGTCAGCGCCGTCGTATGCTTGATTACTTAAAATCGAGAGACATCGGGAGCTACCGTGACGTTGTGAACCGGCTCGGCCTCAGACGATAG
- the pnp gene encoding polyribonucleotide nucleotidyltransferase: MSHKVEFELGGRTMIIECGKMARQANGAVTVRYGDSMVISTCCSGPDPREGLDFFPLTVEYREKAYAAGKIPGGFFKREGRPSEKEVVSARIIDRPIRPFFPDDFQSETQCISYIVSHDQENDTDMLALVGTCAAIAVSDVPFQKILAGVRVGRIDGAFVVNPTLSQSEQSDIQIAMAGSADSIVMVEGGGREVSEDDVIEALLFGHDCIKTIVARIDELRAQCGKEKFEYTPVVQDETLAARVKELAGERIDEYNHEADKEARRDGKRRLEQEIKEALAEEFPEQERPIRAIFHDLDAASMRRMIVDSGRRIDGREPDAIREITCEVGTLPRTHGSALFTRGQTQALVAVTLGTKMDEQRLDELEGESTKSYMLHYNFPPFSVGEVRPIRGTSRREIGHGALAERALLPVIPSEIDFPYTVRLVSDILESNGSSSMATVCGGSLSMMDAGVPIKTAVAGIAMGLIKAEDNVIILTDILGDEDHFGDMDFKVAGTADGLTAIQMDIKIAGLDIETMRLALQKARVARLAILDKMNAVIDKHRDQLSEYAPRILSFYINPSKIGEVIGPGGKVIRALVEETGAKIDIEDDGKVLIATTDAEAGRVAMARIQAIVEEPEVGRVYDGVVTRITEFGAIVQILPNSDGLVHISELDVQRVRAVEDIVSIGDHINVKVLDVDGDRVRLSRRATLTDEPKPPSQRSQPPRSGRGGRPERPNQRRRYTKTKD, encoded by the coding sequence ATGTCACACAAAGTTGAATTTGAACTTGGCGGTCGCACGATGATCATTGAGTGCGGCAAGATGGCCAGGCAGGCTAACGGCGCTGTTACCGTCCGTTACGGCGATTCCATGGTTATTTCGACGTGCTGTTCCGGTCCGGACCCGAGAGAGGGTCTGGATTTCTTTCCGCTTACGGTCGAATACCGGGAAAAAGCTTATGCCGCGGGCAAGATTCCCGGCGGTTTTTTCAAGCGCGAAGGCAGACCTTCGGAGAAAGAAGTTGTCTCGGCGCGTATTATCGATCGGCCGATCCGGCCGTTCTTTCCTGATGATTTTCAATCCGAGACGCAGTGTATTTCGTACATCGTCTCACACGATCAGGAGAACGATACGGACATGCTCGCCCTGGTCGGCACCTGTGCGGCCATCGCCGTCTCTGACGTGCCGTTCCAGAAGATCCTGGCCGGCGTTCGGGTGGGGCGTATTGACGGCGCCTTCGTAGTCAACCCGACTTTGAGCCAGTCGGAGCAGAGCGATATTCAGATTGCCATGGCCGGTTCGGCGGACAGCATTGTCATGGTCGAAGGCGGAGGCAGAGAAGTCTCCGAGGACGACGTCATCGAAGCGCTCCTGTTCGGCCATGACTGCATCAAGACGATTGTTGCCCGGATTGACGAACTGCGTGCCCAGTGCGGCAAGGAGAAGTTCGAATATACGCCCGTGGTCCAGGATGAGACGCTTGCGGCGCGGGTCAAGGAGTTGGCCGGCGAGAGGATCGACGAGTACAACCACGAAGCGGACAAGGAAGCCCGCCGCGACGGCAAGAGGCGTCTCGAGCAGGAGATCAAGGAAGCCCTGGCCGAGGAGTTCCCCGAGCAGGAGAGGCCAATCAGGGCGATTTTTCACGATCTGGACGCCGCCTCCATGCGGCGGATGATTGTCGACTCAGGGCGGCGCATAGACGGCCGCGAGCCTGATGCCATTCGGGAAATCACCTGCGAGGTCGGCACGCTGCCGCGAACGCACGGCTCGGCGCTGTTTACCCGCGGTCAGACGCAGGCGCTGGTGGCCGTCACGCTGGGCACCAAGATGGACGAGCAGCGGCTCGACGAACTCGAGGGCGAGTCCACCAAGAGTTACATGCTGCACTACAACTTCCCGCCGTTCAGCGTCGGTGAGGTCAGGCCGATCCGAGGTACCTCCCGCAGGGAGATCGGCCACGGGGCGCTGGCCGAACGCGCCCTGCTTCCCGTCATCCCCTCGGAGATCGACTTTCCGTATACGGTGCGGCTGGTGTCTGACATTCTCGAGTCGAACGGATCCTCCTCCATGGCCACCGTGTGCGGAGGTTCTCTGTCCATGATGGACGCCGGAGTGCCCATCAAGACCGCCGTCGCTGGGATCGCCATGGGCCTGATCAAGGCCGAGGACAACGTCATCATTCTGACGGATATACTCGGCGACGAGGACCATTTCGGCGACATGGACTTCAAGGTGGCCGGGACGGCCGACGGGCTCACGGCCATCCAGATGGACATCAAGATCGCCGGCCTTGACATCGAAACGATGCGCCTGGCCCTGCAGAAGGCCCGCGTGGCCCGCCTGGCCATTCTGGACAAGATGAACGCCGTTATCGACAAGCATCGCGACCAGCTTTCGGAATATGCCCCCAGGATACTGTCCTTCTATATCAATCCGTCCAAGATCGGTGAGGTCATCGGTCCCGGTGGCAAGGTTATCCGTGCCCTGGTAGAGGAGACGGGGGCGAAGATCGACATCGAGGACGACGGCAAGGTGCTGATCGCCACGACTGATGCGGAAGCCGGCCGGGTCGCCATGGCCCGGATACAGGCGATAGTCGAGGAGCCCGAGGTTGGCAGAGTGTACGACGGCGTTGTCACCAGGATCACCGAGTTCGGCGCGATCGTGCAGATCCTGCCCAACTCCGACGGTCTGGTGCACATATCGGAACTCGACGTGCAACGGGTCCGGGCGGTCGAAGACATAGTCAGCATCGGTGATCACATCAACGTCAAAGTCCTTGACGTTGACGGTGATCGTGTACGGCTCTCACGTCGCGCTACGCTTACGGACGAGCCAAAACCGCCGAGTCAACGCAGCCAGCCGCCACGCTCAGGCCGGGGCGGCCGGCCCGAGCGCCCCAATCAGCGCCGGAGGTACACCAAGACGAAGGACTGA
- a CDS encoding pitrilysin family protein, which translates to MAKPASGNENGVYRKTTLKDGLRVVTEQLPSVRSISIGVWVDVGSRNERPEDSGLCHFLEHMVFKKTRKRSARQIAASLESIGGSLNGFTSREQTCFTARILDEHLAEAIDVLADLTCNASITAADMDKERLVICEEIKESLDTPSDHIHDLFARSFWGEHPLGQPIMGSLENVMNMTRSRMKAFRKRNYRAGSVLVAASGAVSHNRLVRLVRQNFTFPEGCHETPEGYWRSRDKAVSVTDNDSKQTHLCLGFPGFSYGAKEKLSALALSAYLGGGMSSVLFQRIREERGLAYSVYTYNDLYRDSGVFGAYLGTDSERLAQAFEVVLRELKRIKKKRLTTSTLAKVKAQIKGHLTLSLESTSARMSRLARQELVGSGYRPLKQLLREIDRVSSSDILDAANRILDENRMAVAVLGPADENVFTQVA; encoded by the coding sequence ATGGCGAAACCGGCGTCCGGCAACGAGAACGGCGTGTACCGCAAGACAACGCTGAAGGATGGGCTGAGGGTAGTCACGGAACAACTGCCCTCGGTTCGTTCGATCTCCATCGGTGTCTGGGTGGACGTGGGATCGCGAAACGAACGGCCGGAAGACAGCGGGCTGTGCCACTTTCTGGAGCACATGGTGTTCAAGAAAACCAGGAAGCGGTCGGCCAGGCAGATAGCGGCCTCGCTGGAGTCGATCGGCGGCTCGCTCAACGGGTTTACCTCGCGTGAGCAGACGTGTTTCACGGCGCGGATACTCGACGAGCATCTGGCCGAAGCAATTGACGTCCTGGCGGACCTTACCTGCAACGCCTCCATAACCGCGGCTGATATGGACAAGGAGCGCCTTGTCATTTGCGAGGAGATCAAGGAGTCCCTGGATACTCCTTCGGATCACATCCACGATCTTTTTGCGCGGTCTTTCTGGGGTGAACACCCGCTTGGCCAGCCGATCATGGGCTCGCTGGAAAACGTCATGAATATGACGCGCTCGCGGATGAAAGCTTTCCGGAAGCGCAACTACCGGGCCGGTTCGGTCCTGGTCGCGGCCAGCGGGGCAGTCTCTCACAACCGCCTGGTGCGGCTGGTTCGCCAGAATTTCACATTCCCCGAGGGTTGCCACGAAACTCCCGAAGGCTACTGGCGAAGCCGTGACAAAGCTGTATCCGTCACCGACAACGACAGCAAACAAACCCACCTTTGTCTTGGCTTTCCGGGTTTCAGTTACGGCGCGAAAGAGAAGCTGTCCGCATTGGCCCTGAGCGCGTACCTCGGCGGCGGTATGTCGTCGGTTCTGTTTCAGAGGATACGCGAGGAGCGCGGGCTGGCTTACTCGGTGTATACCTACAATGACCTGTACCGCGACAGCGGCGTTTTCGGGGCTTACCTGGGTACGGACAGTGAACGGCTGGCGCAGGCATTCGAGGTCGTTTTGCGGGAACTGAAGCGAATCAAGAAAAAGCGGCTCACCACCTCGACTCTCGCCAAAGTGAAAGCCCAGATCAAGGGTCATCTGACCCTGAGCCTGGAGTCGACCTCAGCCCGGATGAGCCGCCTGGCCCGGCAGGAACTTGTCGGCAGCGGCTACCGGCCCTTGAAACAGTTGCTGCGCGAGATTGATCGCGTATCCTCCTCGGATATCCTTGACGCCGCAAACCGGATACTCGACGAGAACCGTATGGCTGTCGCGGTCCTTGGCCCGGCCGATGAAAACGTCTTCACCCAGGTTGCCTGA
- a CDS encoding polysaccharide deacetylase family protein — MKTSSPRLPEDLERRPGSPRVCPRALVFHKIIPRLAWDSTNVSPRRFIRLMDYLSGLGYRFTSLQGERSTADPHGLAITFDDGYKHLSTVLPDMIERFGIEPVVFMPTAWIGKPNRWDYSYRLRSVPHLDGNDVRQLASCGVRFGSHGHRHLDLTRCSAAELAAELSDSRRRLEDILGERVSTVSYPYGRHNRRVRDAAAVAGYHLGFTMRFPTPGDLPLAVGRLSVYTWDSRLAVLQKISGGPLAGLERLKSRLANSLSAGSDILNRMRRHGSI, encoded by the coding sequence ATGAAAACGTCTTCACCCAGGTTGCCTGAGGATCTCGAACGTCGACCGGGGTCGCCTCGCGTTTGCCCCAGAGCGCTCGTCTTCCACAAGATCATACCGCGCCTGGCGTGGGACTCCACCAACGTTTCTCCTCGCCGCTTTATCCGGTTGATGGATTACCTCTCCGGACTAGGCTACCGGTTTACCTCGCTGCAAGGGGAGAGATCCACGGCAGACCCGCACGGCCTGGCCATCACGTTTGATGACGGCTATAAACATCTGAGCACGGTTCTGCCGGATATGATCGAGCGGTTCGGCATTGAGCCCGTGGTGTTCATGCCGACTGCCTGGATCGGCAAGCCCAATCGCTGGGACTACAGCTACCGCCTCAGGAGCGTACCGCACCTGGATGGCAATGACGTACGTCAGTTAGCCTCGTGTGGCGTTCGCTTTGGTTCGCACGGTCATCGCCACCTTGACCTCACGCGCTGTTCCGCGGCAGAGCTGGCTGCTGAACTGAGCGACTCCAGACGCCGGCTCGAGGATATCCTGGGCGAGCGGGTGAGCACGGTCAGTTACCCCTACGGCCGCCACAACCGGCGCGTCCGTGACGCAGCGGCCGTGGCCGGGTACCACCTCGGCTTTACGATGCGATTCCCCACGCCAGGCGACCTGCCGCTGGCAGTGGGACGTCTCTCCGTCTATACCTGGGACAGCCGGCTGGCGGTGCTGCAGAAGATATCAGGCGGGCCGCTGGCGGGCCTGGAGCGGCTGAAGTCGCGCCTTGCGAACTCCCTGTCGGCCGGCAGCGACATCCTCAACAGAATGCGCCGTCACGGCTCAATCTGA
- the leuS gene encoding leucine--tRNA ligase, translating to MSVQEKSFRKYDFRAIEQKWQARWDKDQLFKAVDKPSHDKKFYVLVMFAYPSGDIHMGHFRNYIIGDAVARRQMMLGKQVLHPFGWDAFGLPAERAALQRGMHPEKWTIGNVAASRNTLQKAGISFDWSREVTSCLPDYYRWTQWMFVQLFKKGLAYRKRGFVNWCPEDKTVLANEQVVQGCCERCGTVVEKRDQIQWYFKITDFADRLIDDLDKLPGWPESVKTMQREWIGRSYGLEVDFTIEDTGEKLPIFTTRPDTIYGVTFMAISPESEIVDKLNMDPEHSTRVAEYRKKALLRSDIERAALSEEKDGVFTGRYAVNPYNGERVQLWVADYVLAGYGTGAVMAVPAHDTRDFAFAGKYGIPIRVVIHPDEKTSLDPAAMPDAFVEYGPMVNSGPFDGKAGQEAIDAVSEYAETRGFGRRKVNYKLKDWLISRQRYWGCPIPIVHCERCGLVPINENDLPVLLPWVEDYQPRGRSPLADVADFLATTCPACGGEAERDVDTMDTFVCSSWYYLRYVDARNDKEPYSRDKEKRWLPVDLYVGGVTHATGHLIYFRFFQKFLHDIGWSDYDEPASHLFNHGLVLDADGEVMSKSKGNVVSPLALMEERGVDIARLAMYFTSPSDREVLWSEESVTGVEKFVLNRLFPVVQKYRGSRPDLKQHFKPEQLSADERRVYVKLNQTVKKVSESFDRLQFNTAIAALMELIRDYDSVPDISDDGLNDMVILKTILLVAPLTPHLAEEMWETVGFKESVFKAGWPNYDPEAVVGDTVRIAVQVNGRLRDTVTVAAGSEQAAVEKAALMSEKVQNHIGNKDIVRKIYVPGRLLNIVVKG from the coding sequence ATGTCAGTGCAGGAAAAATCGTTTCGCAAGTACGATTTCAGGGCGATAGAGCAGAAGTGGCAGGCGCGGTGGGACAAAGACCAGCTCTTCAAGGCCGTCGATAAACCGTCCCACGACAAGAAGTTCTACGTGCTCGTGATGTTCGCCTATCCCTCCGGTGACATCCACATGGGTCACTTCCGCAATTACATCATCGGCGATGCGGTGGCTCGCCGGCAGATGATGCTCGGCAAACAGGTCCTGCACCCGTTCGGGTGGGACGCCTTCGGCTTACCGGCGGAGAGAGCCGCCCTCCAGCGGGGTATGCATCCTGAGAAGTGGACCATTGGCAACGTGGCTGCCTCGCGGAATACGCTCCAGAAGGCCGGTATCTCGTTTGACTGGTCGCGGGAAGTGACGTCATGCCTGCCGGATTACTACAGGTGGACGCAGTGGATGTTCGTCCAACTTTTCAAGAAGGGCCTGGCTTACCGCAAGCGGGGTTTTGTTAACTGGTGTCCGGAGGACAAGACGGTTCTGGCCAACGAGCAGGTTGTCCAGGGATGCTGCGAGCGGTGCGGAACCGTCGTCGAAAAACGCGACCAGATACAATGGTACTTCAAGATTACCGACTTTGCGGACCGGCTTATTGACGACCTGGACAAGCTGCCCGGCTGGCCGGAGAGCGTCAAGACCATGCAGCGAGAGTGGATCGGCCGCTCATACGGTCTTGAGGTTGACTTCACCATCGAGGATACGGGGGAGAAGCTGCCAATCTTCACCACCCGTCCGGATACCATTTATGGCGTGACGTTCATGGCGATTTCTCCGGAATCAGAAATTGTCGACAAGCTCAACATGGATCCGGAACACTCCACCAGGGTGGCCGAATACAGGAAGAAAGCTCTGCTCAGGTCCGACATTGAACGGGCGGCTCTCAGCGAGGAGAAGGACGGTGTCTTCACCGGCCGATACGCCGTGAACCCCTACAACGGTGAGCGCGTCCAGTTGTGGGTGGCCGATTACGTGCTGGCCGGCTACGGAACGGGCGCCGTGATGGCCGTTCCCGCTCATGACACCCGCGACTTCGCCTTTGCCGGAAAGTACGGCATCCCGATCAGGGTCGTTATCCATCCCGACGAGAAAACCTCGCTGGACCCGGCCGCGATGCCGGACGCCTTCGTCGAGTACGGTCCCATGGTGAATTCCGGACCGTTTGACGGCAAAGCGGGGCAGGAAGCCATCGACGCCGTCAGCGAATACGCCGAGACACGTGGATTCGGGCGGCGCAAGGTGAACTACAAGCTGAAAGACTGGTTGATCTCACGCCAGCGCTACTGGGGATGCCCCATCCCGATCGTCCACTGCGAGCGTTGCGGCCTGGTGCCGATCAACGAGAATGATCTGCCCGTTCTCCTGCCCTGGGTCGAGGACTACCAGCCCAGAGGCCGTTCGCCGCTGGCCGACGTTGCGGATTTCCTGGCCACTACCTGCCCCGCGTGCGGGGGAGAGGCCGAACGCGACGTCGACACCATGGACACATTCGTCTGCTCGTCCTGGTACTATCTTCGCTACGTCGATGCCAGGAACGACAAGGAGCCGTACTCCCGGGACAAGGAGAAAAGATGGCTGCCGGTTGACCTGTACGTGGGCGGCGTGACGCACGCCACTGGACACCTGATCTATTTTCGCTTTTTCCAGAAATTCCTGCACGATATCGGCTGGAGCGACTATGATGAACCGGCCAGCCACCTGTTCAACCACGGCCTGGTGCTGGATGCCGATGGCGAGGTCATGAGCAAGTCCAAGGGCAACGTGGTTTCGCCGCTGGCCCTGATGGAGGAGCGGGGCGTCGATATCGCCCGGCTGGCCATGTATTTTACCTCACCGTCGGATCGAGAGGTGCTCTGGAGCGAGGAGAGCGTGACCGGGGTCGAGAAGTTCGTCCTGAACCGGCTCTTCCCCGTCGTTCAGAAATATCGAGGCTCCAGGCCGGACTTAAAGCAACACTTTAAGCCGGAGCAGCTGTCGGCCGATGAACGGCGCGTCTATGTCAAACTTAACCAGACCGTCAAGAAAGTCTCGGAATCCTTTGACCGGCTTCAGTTTAACACGGCTATCGCCGCCCTGATGGAACTGATCCGGGATTATGACAGCGTACCGGATATCTCGGATGACGGGCTCAACGATATGGTCATACTCAAGACCATACTGCTGGTCGCCCCGCTGACGCCGCACCTGGCCGAAGAAATGTGGGAAACGGTCGGTTTCAAGGAATCGGTCTTCAAAGCCGGATGGCCGAATTACGATCCTGAAGCCGTGGTCGGAGATACTGTCCGGATAGCGGTGCAGGTTAACGGGCGTCTGCGGGATACCGTCACGGTAGCGGCAGGGTCGGAGCAAGCTGCGGTCGAGAAGGCTGCCCTTATGAGCGAGAAGGTCCAGAATCACATCGGGAATAAGGATATTGTCCGGAAGATCTACGTGCCGGGGCGACTGCTGAATATCGTGGTGAAGGGTTAG
- a CDS encoding serine hydrolase, with amino-acid sequence MIQRSTLPRVLLLLAGFVFFSANTVHFVESSDSGLWASVDQTYHFDFDHAATKGLALNLKSALVVNYDNGEVLYARKPNQQRPIASITKLVSAMVVIDKGVSLDSTEIITGKDARRSSRSRLRVGYEVTLRDLLHAALMNSDNRAARALARATCGTIEEFVKDMNRKARTLGLKHTHFQEPTGLDSRNVSTAQEVAKILHYARDYDLIARITSEKQYRVEILNKKNVYVPMSNTNLLVHSRYDVLAGKTGYIRAADHCLATILRNSAGERLTVVVLGVPRDKLRFREARKLADWGFRRMAALAQL; translated from the coding sequence ATGATTCAGCGCTCGACATTGCCCAGAGTCCTTCTGCTGCTGGCCGGCTTTGTCTTTTTCTCGGCAAACACCGTCCACTTCGTTGAAAGCTCCGACTCGGGCCTGTGGGCGTCCGTCGATCAGACCTATCACTTCGATTTCGACCACGCCGCCACAAAGGGCCTCGCACTTAACCTGAAGTCCGCCCTCGTGGTCAACTATGACAACGGTGAAGTGCTGTACGCGCGCAAGCCGAATCAGCAGCGGCCGATTGCCTCGATTACTAAACTCGTCTCGGCAATGGTCGTGATCGACAAGGGGGTCAGTCTCGATTCGACCGAGATCATCACCGGCAAGGACGCCCGGCGGTCTTCACGATCACGGCTCCGGGTTGGATACGAAGTCACCCTTCGTGACCTCCTGCACGCCGCACTGATGAATTCGGATAACCGGGCCGCTCGCGCCCTGGCCAGGGCCACCTGCGGGACTATCGAAGAGTTTGTAAAGGACATGAATCGGAAGGCCCGGACACTGGGCCTGAAACATACTCACTTTCAGGAACCCACCGGCCTGGATTCCAGGAACGTTTCGACGGCCCAGGAAGTGGCCAAAATCCTGCACTATGCCCGTGACTACGACTTGATCGCCCGGATCACGTCCGAAAAGCAGTACCGCGTGGAAATCCTGAACAAGAAGAACGTGTACGTCCCGATGAGCAACACCAATCTCCTGGTCCATTCCCGGTATGATGTTCTCGCCGGCAAGACCGGCTATATTCGAGCCGCGGACCACTGTCTGGCGACTATCCTTCGAAACTCGGCAGGGGAGAGGCTCACCGTGGTAGTGCTGGGTGTGCCGAGAGACAAACTTCGCTTCCGCGAAGCCCGCAAGCTGGCCGACTGGGGCTTCAGGCGAATGGCCGCCCTGGCCCAGTTGTAG
- a CDS encoding ABC transporter permease — translation MYKFLAIFKREYAQIVKKKSFIIGILLIPVFMGLLILLPAMLARQETAVTEKLAVIDQSGMEIAEEFAESLQRYKLKGTDTPSYSVRGIFRPAADDDARFQVLYDSLAQLVTDKGLKYFLVVKPDPHLADSNVFMVTNSDDFNALSRFEYRLSNVLAAHRLRLSNINLPVDSVLALTERVDLVLRDTMGQSIPFTVKYFGALIFVMIIYMMIVGYGAVLMRSVIEEKNSRIVEVLVSSVSPFQLMLGKVLGMGAAAFTQVAIWVVIGALISVSTGAAAAQALPAVQRIAFNPVIVTFFILFFISGYLLYSTFFALIGAIVNSDKEAQSFVMPISLSLIFPVIIGIAVVRDPYATWVLVLSFIPLFSPTLMLMRVIFIAPTVAEYSLFSGIVAEGALAFLLIVLALIGTVWVTGRIFRVGILMYGKRPTLPELIRWVRY, via the coding sequence ATGTATAAGTTCCTGGCCATTTTCAAGCGCGAGTACGCGCAGATCGTCAAGAAGAAGTCATTCATTATCGGAATACTGCTCATACCGGTTTTCATGGGGCTGCTTATCCTGCTTCCTGCTATGCTCGCCAGGCAGGAGACGGCGGTTACTGAAAAGCTCGCCGTCATTGACCAGAGCGGCATGGAGATTGCCGAGGAATTCGCTGAATCGTTGCAACGATACAAGCTCAAGGGGACGGACACACCCTCGTACAGCGTGCGCGGGATCTTTCGGCCCGCGGCCGACGATGATGCGCGCTTCCAGGTGCTATACGATTCGCTTGCCCAGTTGGTGACCGACAAGGGGCTGAAGTACTTTCTTGTCGTCAAACCGGATCCTCACCTGGCCGACAGCAACGTCTTCATGGTGACAAACTCGGACGATTTCAACGCCCTGAGCCGCTTTGAATACCGGCTGTCGAACGTGCTCGCCGCACACCGCCTGCGGCTGAGCAACATCAACCTGCCCGTAGATTCCGTGCTGGCTCTGACCGAACGTGTCGATCTTGTTTTGAGAGATACCATGGGGCAGTCGATCCCGTTTACCGTCAAGTATTTCGGCGCACTGATCTTCGTCATGATCATATACATGATGATCGTCGGCTACGGCGCGGTGCTCATGCGGTCCGTCATCGAAGAAAAGAACAGTCGTATAGTGGAAGTACTGGTTTCGTCCGTCAGCCCGTTTCAGTTGATGCTGGGGAAGGTTTTGGGCATGGGCGCGGCGGCTTTTACGCAGGTGGCTATCTGGGTCGTCATCGGTGCATTGATATCCGTCAGCACCGGCGCCGCCGCCGCGCAGGCCTTGCCAGCCGTGCAGCGCATAGCCTTTAATCCCGTGATTGTCACCTTCTTCATTCTCTTCTTCATATCCGGGTACCTGTTGTATTCCACCTTCTTTGCCCTGATCGGAGCGATTGTCAACAGCGACAAGGAGGCGCAGAGTTTCGTCATGCCGATCTCCTTGAGCCTGATATTCCCGGTGATCATCGGCATAGCTGTTGTGCGCGACCCGTACGCCACCTGGGTGCTGGTGCTCTCGTTCATTCCGTTGTTCTCACCCACGCTGATGCTGATGCGGGTGATATTCATAGCGCCCACGGTCGCGGAGTACTCGCTTTTTTCAGGCATTGTCGCAGAAGGGGCGCTGGCCTTTCTCCTGATCGTTCTGGCCTTGATAGGCACGGTCTGGGTTACCGGCCGGATCTTTCGTGTCGGCATTCTGATGTACGGCAAGCGGCCCACGCTGCCGGAGCTGATCAGGTGGGTCAGGTACTGA
- a CDS encoding ATP-binding cassette domain-containing protein: protein MYLRLENVRKEYDGKVAVDNLTLHVPKGVIYGIIGPNGAGKTTTIRMIMNIIAPDAGEIYFDGRRVDDTFKDCVGYLPEERGLYKKMKLQEIITYLAQLKGYPPKKSREQIGPWLERMGLSEYRERKVEELSKGMAQKLQFIATILHEPDIIILDELFSGLDPMNIELITDILLELKRAGKTILFSTHVMEQAEKLCDYICMISHGQKVIDGRLTEVKARFGKNSLHIGIEGDGAFIRSLPGVQAMTEFNNYIEVRLEDGALPNTILRALIEKVAVRRFEIMEPSLYDIFIDMAKVDPAELHKNGRQGHV from the coding sequence ATGTACCTCCGGCTTGAAAATGTGCGCAAAGAATACGATGGTAAGGTCGCCGTTGACAACCTGACTCTTCACGTGCCCAAAGGGGTCATCTACGGCATCATCGGGCCGAACGGCGCGGGGAAGACCACCACCATTCGCATGATCATGAACATCATCGCCCCGGACGCCGGAGAAATCTATTTCGACGGTCGGAGGGTGGACGACACGTTCAAGGACTGCGTTGGCTATCTTCCCGAAGAGCGCGGCCTGTACAAGAAAATGAAGCTTCAGGAGATAATCACTTACCTGGCGCAGCTTAAAGGGTATCCTCCGAAGAAGTCGCGCGAGCAGATCGGGCCCTGGCTTGAGCGCATGGGCCTGTCGGAGTATCGCGAGCGCAAGGTCGAGGAACTGTCGAAAGGCATGGCGCAGAAGCTCCAGTTTATCGCGACTATCCTGCACGAACCGGACATAATCATTCTCGACGAGCTCTTCTCGGGCCTCGATCCCATGAACATCGAACTCATCACGGACATACTCCTTGAACTCAAACGGGCTGGGAAGACCATCCTTTTTTCCACCCACGTCATGGAACAGGCGGAGAAGCTGTGTGACTACATCTGCATGATTTCACACGGTCAGAAGGTCATTGACGGCAGGCTCACCGAGGTGAAGGCGAGGTTCGGCAAGAATTCCCTGCATATCGGCATCGAGGGCGACGGCGCGTTCATCAGGTCCCTCCCCGGCGTACAGGCCATGACCGAGTTCAACAACTATATTGAAGTCCGCCTGGAGGACGGAGCACTGCCGAACACGATCCTGAGGGCGCTGATCGAAAAAGTAGCCGTCCGCCGTTTTGAAATCATGGAACCGTCGCTTTACGACATCTTCATCGACATGGCCAAGGTCGACCCGGCCGAGCTTCATAAGAACGGGAGGCAAGGTCATGTATAA